In the Victivallis sp. Marseille-Q1083 genome, one interval contains:
- a CDS encoding ROK family protein, giving the protein MKLTVSPKVRPELDPEFIPAILWNRAYRAEVAASGKGVDIVVALTRSNGTVSTLSTAIFPHEGDYAALNIKYVERLIKYLLWMKGGYQVTIAGCDALADDLRKIYCPGGAREFDYKIMGEKIYGRPFAIVNCPLAEAPRSHEIQVKLGGHLDGCRIGFDLGGSDRKCAAVVDGKVVFTEEVPWDPYFQKDPEYHKAGIRDSLKRAAEKMPRVDAIGGSAAGVYVNNQPRLASLFRGVSEEDFKKYVVPIFDDIQKEFNVPLVVANDGEVTALAGAMSMEAAGVLGLSMGTSQAVGYVNLDGNITDWLNELAFAPIDYRDNAPADEWSGDLGCGVQYFSQQGVARLAPAAGFDFPKEMPFPERLVKVQEAMAAKDERAAKIYRTIGCCFGYAIAHYAEFYEIRNLLILGRVTSGEGGEIILREAEKVLKAEFPALAAQITFRTPDEKFKRHGQAVIAASLPELKK; this is encoded by the coding sequence ATGAAACTTACGGTTTCCCCGAAAGTTCGTCCCGAACTCGACCCGGAATTCATTCCGGCCATCCTCTGGAACCGGGCCTATCGCGCCGAAGTCGCCGCGTCCGGCAAAGGGGTTGACATCGTCGTCGCCCTCACCCGTTCCAACGGTACGGTTTCGACGCTTTCGACGGCGATCTTCCCCCACGAAGGCGATTATGCCGCGTTGAATATCAAATATGTCGAACGCCTGATCAAATATCTGCTGTGGATGAAGGGCGGCTACCAGGTGACCATCGCCGGCTGCGACGCGCTGGCCGACGACCTGCGCAAAATCTACTGCCCGGGCGGCGCCCGCGAATTCGATTATAAGATCATGGGCGAAAAAATCTACGGCCGGCCGTTCGCCATCGTCAACTGTCCGCTGGCGGAAGCGCCCCGGTCCCATGAAATCCAGGTCAAGCTCGGCGGCCACCTCGACGGCTGCCGCATCGGTTTCGACCTCGGCGGCTCCGACCGCAAATGCGCCGCGGTCGTCGACGGCAAAGTGGTATTCACCGAGGAAGTGCCGTGGGATCCCTACTTCCAGAAAGATCCGGAGTACCACAAGGCCGGCATTCGCGACTCGCTGAAACGCGCCGCCGAAAAGATGCCGCGCGTCGATGCCATCGGCGGCAGCGCCGCCGGCGTCTACGTCAACAACCAGCCGCGGCTGGCCAGCCTGTTCCGCGGCGTCAGCGAAGAAGACTTCAAAAAATACGTCGTGCCGATTTTCGATGACATCCAGAAAGAGTTCAACGTGCCGCTGGTCGTCGCCAACGACGGCGAAGTGACCGCGCTGGCCGGTGCGATGTCGATGGAAGCTGCCGGCGTGCTGGGTCTGTCGATGGGCACCAGCCAGGCGGTCGGCTACGTCAACCTCGACGGCAACATCACCGACTGGCTCAACGAACTGGCCTTCGCGCCGATCGATTACCGCGACAACGCGCCGGCCGACGAATGGTCCGGCGACCTCGGCTGCGGCGTCCAGTACTTCTCGCAGCAGGGCGTCGCCCGGCTGGCTCCGGCCGCCGGTTTCGACTTCCCGAAGGAGATGCCGTTTCCGGAACGCCTGGTCAAAGTCCAGGAAGCGATGGCCGCCAAGGACGAGCGCGCCGCCAAAATCTACCGGACGATCGGCTGTTGCTTCGGTTACGCCATCGCGCATTATGCCGAATTCTATGAAATCCGCAACTTGCTGATCCTCGGCCGGGTCACTTCCGGCGAAGGCGGTGAAATCATCCTCCGGGAAGCGGAAAAAGTATTGAAAGCGGAATTTCCGGCCCTGGCGGCCCAGATCACCTTCCGGACGCCGGACGAGAAATTCAAACGTCACGGCCAGGCGGTCATCGCCGCCAGCTTGCCGGAATTGAAAAAGTAA
- a CDS encoding TIGR00282 family metallophosphoesterase produces the protein MNLLFIGDVVGKGGREAVRMLVPELRREFNVSFVIVNAENSAAGSGLTAGCLRDLGAAADVYTAGDHVWDQKMFEQEIVHCDNVLRPANLSKLQPGRGFGVFRNPLGGSVAVIVLQGKGFMRESAYCPFETVENILRELPAPVKTIIVDFHAEATSEKIAMGYFLDGKVTAVFGTHTHVPTADARVLPGGTAYLTDVGMVGGVESVLGREVGPVLQKFRTGMPGRLPVVEENIRLDGVIVSYDQHTGRATAVKNFSRIWNSAERNG, from the coding sequence ATGAATCTGCTGTTCATCGGGGATGTCGTCGGCAAGGGCGGCCGGGAGGCGGTGCGGATGCTGGTGCCGGAGTTGCGCCGGGAATTCAATGTTTCGTTCGTCATTGTCAATGCTGAAAACAGTGCGGCCGGTTCCGGCCTGACCGCCGGCTGCCTCCGGGATCTCGGCGCGGCGGCGGATGTCTATACCGCCGGCGACCATGTCTGGGATCAGAAGATGTTCGAGCAGGAGATCGTCCATTGCGACAACGTGCTGCGGCCGGCCAATTTAAGTAAATTGCAGCCGGGGCGCGGCTTCGGCGTTTTCCGCAATCCGCTCGGCGGCAGCGTGGCGGTCATCGTGTTGCAGGGGAAGGGTTTCATGCGGGAATCGGCTTACTGTCCGTTTGAAACGGTGGAAAATATCCTCCGGGAATTGCCGGCGCCGGTCAAGACGATCATCGTCGATTTCCATGCGGAGGCGACCAGCGAAAAGATCGCGATGGGCTATTTCCTCGACGGCAAAGTGACGGCGGTGTTCGGAACCCACACCCATGTGCCGACGGCGGACGCCCGGGTACTGCCCGGCGGCACTGCCTATCTGACCGATGTCGGCATGGTCGGCGGCGTCGAGTCGGTGCTCGGCCGTGAAGTCGGGCCGGTGCTGCAGAAATTTCGCACCGGCATGCCGGGACGGCTGCCGGTGGTGGAGGAAAATATCCGCCTCGACGGCGTGATCGTCAGTTATGACCAGCATACCGGCCGGGCGACGGCCGTGAAGAATTTTTCGAGAATCTGGAATTCTGCCGAAAGGAACGGGTGA
- the nadC gene encoding carboxylating nicotinate-nucleotide diphosphorylase encodes MSEMKLPEIDFQRVDQLIESALAEDLGERGDTTTLAVIPPELMATAVLLAKEDLVCAGLPVAERVFRRLDGHCRFEALVKEGEFCPKGTLLARIAGRAQALLTAERTALNFLQRLCGVATCARRYADALRGSGTQVLDTRKTTPGYRNLEKYAVAAGGAANHRIGLFDRVMIKDNHRELAGLEGAGGIGRSVARARRMFPDLEVQVEADSLNEVREALEAGADYILLDNMSNEMMAEAVKMTAGRAKLEASGGITLERLPSIGKLGVDFVSAGALTHSVKSADISMDIEAEK; translated from the coding sequence ATGAGTGAAATGAAGTTGCCGGAGATTGATTTTCAAAGGGTTGACCAATTGATTGAGTCGGCATTGGCCGAGGATCTCGGCGAACGCGGCGATACGACGACGCTGGCGGTGATTCCGCCGGAATTGATGGCGACAGCGGTCCTGTTGGCCAAGGAGGATCTGGTGTGCGCCGGATTGCCGGTGGCGGAACGGGTGTTCCGCCGGCTGGACGGGCATTGCCGGTTCGAGGCGCTGGTCAAAGAGGGGGAATTTTGTCCGAAAGGGACGTTGCTGGCGCGGATTGCCGGCCGGGCGCAGGCGCTGCTGACGGCGGAGCGGACCGCGTTGAATTTCCTGCAGCGGCTTTGCGGCGTGGCGACATGCGCCAGGCGCTATGCCGATGCGTTGCGCGGTAGCGGAACCCAAGTCCTCGATACCCGCAAAACGACGCCGGGATACCGCAACCTGGAAAAATATGCGGTGGCGGCCGGCGGCGCCGCCAATCATCGCATCGGCCTGTTCGACCGGGTGATGATCAAGGACAACCACCGGGAATTGGCCGGGCTGGAAGGCGCCGGCGGCATCGGCCGGTCGGTAGCCCGGGCCCGGCGGATGTTTCCGGACCTTGAGGTCCAGGTGGAAGCGGACAGCCTGAACGAAGTGCGGGAGGCGCTGGAGGCCGGGGCGGATTACATTCTGCTGGACAACATGTCCAACGAAATGATGGCCGAAGCGGTGAAGATGACCGCCGGCCGGGCGAAACTGGAAGCCAGCGGCGGAATTACGCTGGAACGGTTGCCGTCGATCGGCAAGCTGGGAGTCGATTTCGTTTCGGCCGGCGCGCTGACCCATTCGGTGAAATCGGCGGACATTTCGATGGATATCGAAGCGGAGAAATAA
- a CDS encoding redoxin domain-containing protein: protein MMLGKSVWTSMVFGLSLALSPLGALQTGDAAETLSVDWLEGRSVPLLLNRADKKQPLEKDLRVIVFFGTYTPLSQQMMPTLMEMQKRYRDQGLLIGAVSPEPAEKVEPFLKAFPNVNFSVGVDRDGEGTVKYLGPRPILPKVFIVDNCDEILWDGEVEELPDVLESIFDQTYSRDTQKKIAPLLLELDPALRTGRLGEIENLTDRILKEAPGNGQALRARLFSYESNGQVEAGWEFLTARRNEFPKERKLYFMQLDMALRYRQFSGDLVPVVRSFLLNFPDRSGEINSIAWTLLNGGDFNSDAISAARLCIEALKPLLDRSDIDALTATRILTSQALYQYRIGNVPLALELQKQAADRGVDTSEAEAVNRFAAFYQAIEDLRQ from the coding sequence ATGATGTTGGGAAAATCGGTATGGACGTCGATGGTATTCGGATTGTCGCTGGCCTTGTCGCCGCTTGGGGCGTTGCAGACCGGCGACGCGGCGGAGACGCTTTCGGTCGACTGGCTGGAGGGACGCAGCGTGCCGCTGCTGCTCAACCGGGCAGACAAGAAGCAGCCGCTGGAAAAGGATCTGCGGGTCATCGTCTTTTTCGGGACCTATACGCCGCTGTCCCAGCAGATGATGCCGACTTTGATGGAGATGCAGAAGCGGTACCGCGACCAGGGGTTGCTGATCGGCGCGGTTTCGCCGGAGCCGGCGGAAAAAGTCGAGCCGTTCCTGAAAGCGTTTCCCAACGTCAATTTCAGTGTCGGCGTCGACCGGGACGGAGAGGGAACCGTCAAATATCTCGGGCCGCGGCCGATTCTGCCGAAGGTTTTCATCGTCGACAACTGCGATGAAATTCTCTGGGACGGTGAAGTCGAAGAGCTGCCCGATGTGCTCGAAAGCATTTTCGATCAGACCTACAGCCGGGACACCCAGAAGAAGATTGCGCCGCTGCTGTTGGAATTGGACCCGGCTTTGCGGACCGGCCGGCTCGGCGAAATCGAAAATCTGACCGACCGCATTTTGAAGGAGGCGCCCGGCAACGGCCAGGCGCTGCGGGCACGGCTGTTCAGTTATGAGAGCAATGGGCAGGTCGAGGCGGGCTGGGAGTTTTTGACGGCGCGGCGGAATGAATTTCCGAAGGAGCGCAAGCTTTATTTCATGCAGTTGGATATGGCGCTGCGTTACCGGCAGTTCTCCGGCGATCTGGTGCCGGTGGTGCGGTCCTTCCTGCTGAATTTTCCGGATCGCAGCGGGGAAATCAATTCGATCGCCTGGACTTTGCTGAACGGCGGCGATTTCAACAGCGACGCGATCAGCGCGGCCAGGCTTTGCATCGAAGCGCTGAAGCCGTTGCTGGACCGGTCCGATATTGACGCTTTGACGGCGACGCGCATTCTGACCAGCCAGGCGTTGTACCAGTACCGGATCGGCAATGTGCCGCTGGCGCTGGAATTGCAGAAACAGGCGGCCGACCGGGGCGTCGATACGTCCGAAGCGGAGGCGGTCAACCGTTTCGCCGCCTTCTATCAGGCGATCGAAGATTTGCGCCAGTAA
- a CDS encoding LacI family DNA-binding transcriptional regulator, whose product MTEKRNLTIKEFARLLGVSTATVSRAFSDKGRISGKTRQRIVAEAERLGYHANVHARSLSRNESGGIMLFYPTVNVDEPDYFINEIMTGLNSALHRLGQPLQINPYAADSDAEFESCRRRILDGSTGGVIVVAGDRRAAELAQLARRRGLAYVVVGHMKGMESNTVWFDNEYGAFLAGKYFRDINRRHPAFIGGVLDKRKRRGFMRGLGLSGEEVIFVPGGSGFRKGAQALEWLLSAHPDVDCVLCANDVLAIGLIKAALQRQIAIPQRLSVIGFDDLRFSRQFTPALSSVSLNLFEIGTAAVAMLSRQLQEGKNTLPSEIIECDLVLRESS is encoded by the coding sequence ATGACGGAAAAACGCAATCTGACCATCAAGGAATTTGCCCGGCTGCTCGGCGTCTCGACCGCGACGGTGTCGCGCGCCTTCAGCGACAAGGGGCGGATCAGCGGCAAGACCCGTCAGCGGATTGTCGCCGAAGCGGAACGGCTCGGTTATCATGCCAATGTCCATGCCCGCAGCTTGTCGCGCAATGAAAGCGGCGGCATCATGCTGTTCTATCCGACCGTCAACGTCGATGAGCCGGACTATTTCATCAACGAGATCATGACCGGGCTGAACAGCGCGCTGCACCGGCTCGGCCAGCCGCTGCAGATCAATCCGTACGCGGCGGACAGCGATGCCGAATTCGAAAGTTGCCGGCGGCGGATTCTCGACGGCAGTACCGGCGGCGTCATCGTCGTCGCCGGCGACCGCCGGGCGGCGGAACTGGCCCAGCTGGCCCGGCGGCGCGGGCTGGCCTATGTGGTCGTCGGCCATATGAAGGGGATGGAGAGCAACACAGTCTGGTTCGACAACGAATACGGCGCCTTTCTGGCCGGCAAGTATTTCCGCGACATCAACCGGCGCCATCCGGCGTTTATCGGCGGCGTGCTGGACAAGCGCAAGCGCCGCGGCTTCATGCGCGGGCTGGGTTTGTCCGGCGAAGAGGTGATTTTCGTGCCGGGCGGTTCCGGCTTCCGCAAAGGGGCGCAGGCGCTGGAGTGGCTGTTGAGCGCGCATCCGGACGTGGATTGCGTGCTGTGCGCCAATGACGTGTTGGCGATCGGGCTGATCAAGGCGGCGCTGCAGCGGCAGATCGCCATCCCGCAGCGGCTGTCGGTCATCGGTTTCGACGACCTGCGTTTTTCCCGGCAGTTCACGCCGGCGTTGTCGAGCGTTTCGCTGAATTTGTTTGAAATCGGCACGGCGGCGGTGGCGATGCTGTCGCGGCAGTTGCAGGAGGGGAAGAATACGC
- the ffh gene encoding signal recognition particle protein, protein MFDALSDKLHDVFRHLRGQAKLTEENIAEAMREIRLALLEADVNLEVAKSFIDAVRSDCVGQEVIRSVTPGQQVIKIVNDRLVELLGTESAGLNLAAQPSVIMLVGLHGSGKTTTAAKLAKLLTREKKTVMLVAGDIYRPAAVDQLEFLGREIGVPVFTDRGNINVASIAVKAINEAKFRHIDVVILDTAGRLQIDEAMVQELVRVRQAIRADETLLVADAALGQEAVAVADTFHKALDLTGFILTKLDGDARGGAALSIRKVTNCPVKFIGVGEKLDDLEPFHPERMASRILGMGDVVSLVERAAAEIDEEEARKLQEKLKKNKFDFEDFLAQLRQISKMGGIESIAKFLPGGRQLTAAMEGFDPKYFSRLEAIILSMTRAERSDPDLIDFSRRKRIAAGSGTSLEQVSGLIKQVTQMRKMLRKNGMLGRLFSGGSGTELSMASAASGPSLGGFAVTTANRKEAEKRKRLAKMQKKERAKQRKKKK, encoded by the coding sequence ATGTTTGATGCGTTAAGCGATAAACTGCACGATGTGTTCCGGCATTTGCGCGGCCAGGCGAAATTGACCGAAGAGAATATCGCCGAGGCGATGCGCGAAATCCGGCTGGCGCTGCTTGAGGCCGATGTCAATCTCGAGGTCGCCAAGTCGTTCATCGACGCGGTTCGAAGCGATTGCGTCGGCCAGGAGGTCATCCGGAGCGTTACGCCGGGCCAGCAGGTCATCAAGATTGTCAACGACCGGCTGGTCGAACTGCTGGGCACCGAGAGCGCCGGGCTGAATCTGGCGGCCCAGCCGAGCGTGATCATGCTGGTCGGTCTGCACGGCAGCGGCAAGACGACGACGGCGGCCAAGCTGGCCAAACTGCTGACCAGGGAGAAGAAGACGGTGATGCTGGTTGCCGGCGACATTTACCGGCCGGCGGCGGTCGATCAGTTGGAATTCCTCGGCCGGGAGATCGGGGTGCCGGTGTTCACCGACCGCGGCAACATCAATGTCGCCAGCATCGCGGTAAAGGCGATCAACGAAGCGAAATTCCGCCATATCGATGTGGTGATTCTGGATACCGCCGGCCGGCTGCAGATCGATGAGGCGATGGTGCAGGAGCTGGTGCGGGTGCGCCAGGCGATCCGGGCCGACGAAACGCTGCTGGTGGCCGACGCCGCTCTCGGCCAGGAGGCGGTCGCCGTCGCCGACACCTTCCACAAGGCGTTGGATTTGACCGGTTTCATCCTGACCAAACTTGACGGCGACGCCCGCGGCGGCGCGGCGTTGTCGATCCGTAAAGTGACCAATTGTCCGGTCAAATTCATCGGCGTCGGTGAAAAACTCGACGACCTGGAACCGTTCCATCCCGAACGGATGGCCTCGCGGATTCTCGGCATGGGCGACGTGGTGTCCCTGGTGGAGCGGGCGGCGGCTGAAATCGACGAGGAAGAGGCGCGCAAGCTCCAGGAAAAGCTGAAGAAGAACAAGTTCGACTTTGAGGATTTTCTGGCCCAGCTGCGCCAGATTTCCAAGATGGGCGGCATCGAGTCGATCGCCAAATTTCTGCCGGGCGGCCGCCAGTTGACCGCGGCGATGGAAGGATTCGACCCGAAATATTTTTCCCGGCTGGAGGCGATCATCCTGTCGATGACCCGGGCGGAGCGTTCCGATCCGGATTTGATCGATTTTTCGCGCCGGAAACGGATTGCCGCCGGCAGCGGCACTTCGCTGGAGCAGGTCAGCGGCCTGATCAAGCAGGTGACGCAGATGCGCAAGATGTTGCGCAAAAACGGCATGCTGGGACGGTTGTTCTCCGGCGGCAGCGGCACCGAGCTGTCGATGGCCAGTGCGGCGTCCGGTCCGAGCCTCGGCGGTTTCGCGGTGACGACCGCCAACCGGAAAGAGGCGGAGAAGCGGAAACGGCTGGCGAAAATGCAGAAGAAAGAGCGCGCCAAACAGCGCAAGAAGAAAAAATAA
- the ruvA gene encoding Holliday junction branch migration protein RuvA yields the protein MIAKLYGILDESNFTSCIVNVQGVGYLLSIPLSTFDRLPLPGEAVTLLVCTQVREDAITLFGFATPEEKALFELLITVSGIGGKLALSVLSSMPVGNFCSAIGSGDVKSLSRISGVGKRTAERLIVDLRDKVTTLGTVTAASGATAAGKLPPEAAAAVGDAGMALEQLGFKRDHVNQVLQELAESLPAEELTSENLLRRALLALNRV from the coding sequence GTGATTGCCAAACTTTATGGAATTCTCGACGAAAGCAATTTCACCAGTTGCATCGTCAATGTGCAGGGGGTCGGCTATCTGCTGTCCATACCCTTGAGCACTTTCGACCGTTTGCCGCTGCCGGGAGAAGCGGTGACGCTGCTGGTCTGCACCCAGGTGCGCGAGGATGCCATCACGCTGTTCGGGTTTGCGACGCCGGAGGAAAAGGCGTTGTTCGAACTGCTCATCACGGTCAGCGGCATCGGCGGCAAATTGGCGCTGAGTGTGCTCAGCAGCATGCCGGTCGGTAATTTCTGCTCCGCCATCGGCAGCGGCGACGTCAAAAGCCTGAGCCGGATCAGCGGCGTCGGCAAACGGACGGCGGAACGGTTGATCGTCGATTTGCGCGATAAAGTGACGACGCTGGGAACGGTGACCGCCGCTTCCGGCGCCACTGCCGCCGGCAAATTGCCGCCGGAAGCGGCCGCCGCGGTAGGCGATGCCGGAATGGCGCTGGAGCAGCTCGGCTTCAAGCGCGACCACGTCAACCAGGTGCTGCAGGAACTGGCGGAAAGCCTGCCGGCGGAAGAACTTACCAGTGAAAATCTGTTGCGCCGGGCGTTACTGGCGTTGAACCGAGTTTGA
- the nagA gene encoding N-acetylglucosamine-6-phosphate deacetylase has product MRTLLKNCHLISPDYDVLDAALLVDGDKIAKIYVDDDALPAADRTIDAGGRMVVPGFIDVHCHGKSGYDFCDASDEGMAAIAFSKLKEGVTTLLPTTLTLGEEQLAASLRTAANYVKSGKPGCKVPGVHLEGPFINAKCLGAQNPDFVRKPDIEEVKRLNAIFPVLKVSYAIESEGGPQFAADLTAAGITPSCVHSAATFAQFMEGNQRGLRNLSHFCNQMTPLHHRDIGLVGAGFMCEDVFIEFICDKLHICPDMIRFVFSFKSVDKIQLISDAMRAAGMPNGEYTLGGLPVIVSDGAARLKSNGALAGSTLLICNALRNVYEETGLELKELIKTTSYNQAQALGLEKLGKLEPGYFADILILDDDFQPEVVMVNGKVIDISK; this is encoded by the coding sequence ATGCGTACTTTATTGAAAAATTGCCACCTGATCTCGCCGGATTACGACGTGCTGGATGCCGCGCTGCTGGTCGACGGCGACAAGATCGCCAAAATCTATGTCGACGACGACGCACTGCCGGCCGCCGACCGGACGATCGATGCCGGCGGCCGGATGGTGGTGCCGGGTTTCATCGACGTCCATTGCCACGGCAAAAGCGGTTATGACTTCTGCGACGCTTCCGATGAAGGCATGGCGGCCATCGCGTTCAGCAAACTCAAGGAAGGCGTCACCACGCTGCTGCCGACCACGCTGACGCTCGGGGAAGAGCAGTTGGCAGCCTCGCTGCGGACCGCCGCCAATTACGTCAAATCCGGCAAGCCGGGCTGTAAAGTGCCGGGCGTCCACCTGGAAGGCCCGTTCATCAACGCCAAATGTCTCGGCGCCCAGAATCCGGATTTCGTCCGCAAGCCGGACATCGAGGAGGTCAAGCGCCTCAACGCGATCTTTCCGGTGCTGAAAGTCTCCTATGCGATCGAATCCGAAGGCGGACCGCAATTCGCCGCCGACCTCACCGCCGCCGGCATCACGCCGTCCTGCGTTCACAGCGCGGCGACGTTCGCCCAATTCATGGAAGGCAACCAGCGCGGCTTGCGCAACCTGAGCCACTTCTGCAACCAGATGACGCCGCTGCATCACCGCGACATCGGCCTGGTCGGCGCCGGCTTCATGTGCGAAGACGTCTTTATCGAATTCATCTGCGACAAACTGCACATCTGTCCGGACATGATCCGTTTCGTCTTCAGCTTCAAGAGCGTCGATAAGATCCAGTTGATTTCCGATGCGATGCGTGCCGCCGGCATGCCGAACGGCGAATACACGCTCGGCGGCCTGCCGGTCATCGTCAGCGACGGTGCCGCCCGTTTGAAATCCAACGGTGCGCTGGCCGGCAGCACGCTGCTGATCTGCAACGCACTGCGCAACGTCTATGAGGAAACCGGCCTGGAACTCAAGGAGCTGATCAAAACCACTTCTTACAACCAGGCGCAGGCGCTCGGCCTGGAGAAACTCGGCAAACTCGAGCCGGGCTATTTCGCCGATATCCTGATCCTGGATGATGATTTCCAGCCGGAAGTTGTCATGGTCAACGGCAAAGTGATCGATATTTCCAAATAA